TTCGCGCCTTGCTTTACTTATGTGTTTACTTTTCATGTTACCTGTTTTTTAAAAAAAATGCAATTATTTTAACATGTTCAGACAATCACGCAGCCTGTCCCTTTTAACTTGATTTTATAAAAACAAGGCACGATTCGATCATGCCTTGCTTTGGATAACGAGCTTATCGATGTTTAATTATTTTCTACAAGAAAATCAATTGCTTTTCTAACCTTCAAGTCTTCTTTCATTGCATCAGTTGAACCGATCGCTTGCTTAATGTTTTCAACCGGCATATTGTATGCTTCAGCCATTTTTGCAAGCTCTGCTTCTACATCTTCGTCAGATACTTGAAGATTCTCCGCAGCCGCAATCGCTTCTAACGTAAGATTTGATTTTACACGTTTGTTTGCATCCTCAGACATTTGTTCTTTCAAAGCATTTTCATCTTGACCTGAGAATTGTGTGTAAAGCTCCATATTCATTCCTTGCATTTGCAGGCGCTGTTCAAATTCTTTAAGCATACGGTCAAGCTCGGTTTCTACCATTACTTCAGGGACCTCAACTTCCGCATTTTCAGAAGCTTTTAAAACAAGCTCTTCACGAAGTTTAGCGTCTGCTTCATTTGCTTTCGTTTCTTCAAGCTGTTTTCTGATTTTTTCAGTTAATTCAGCAAGTGTTTCTACTTCTTCATCTGCGTCTTTAGCAAATTCATCGTCAAGCGCAGGAAGCTCTTTCGCTTTAATTTCATGTATTTTCACTTTAAAGACAGCAGGCTTTCCAGCTAGATCTTCTGCATGGTATTCCTCAGGGAATGTCACTTCAACATCTTTTTCTTCCTCTGTTTGAAGGCCGACTATTTGCTCTTCAAATCCAGGGATGAATGAACCTGAACCAATTTCGAGTGAATAGTTGTCTGCTTTTCCGCCTTCAAATGCTTCGCCGTCTACAAAACCTTCAAAGTCAAGAACGACAGTGTCGCCTTCTTCA
This window of the Bacillus gobiensis genome carries:
- the tig gene encoding trigger factor produces the protein MSVKWEKQEGNQGVLTVEVDADTFSKALDDAFKKVVKQVSIPGFRKGKVPRGLFEQRFGVESLYQDALDILLPVEYPKAIDEAGIEPVDRPEIDVEKIEKGESLIFTAKVTVKPEVKLGEYKGLQVEKDDATVTDEDVDNDLKSRQNRLAELVVKEDGKVEEGDTVVLDFEGFVDGEAFEGGKADNYSLEIGSGSFIPGFEEQIVGLQTEEEKDVEVTFPEEYHAEDLAGKPAVFKVKIHEIKAKELPALDDEFAKDADEEVETLAELTEKIRKQLEETKANEADAKLREELVLKASENAEVEVPEVMVETELDRMLKEFEQRLQMQGMNMELYTQFSGQDENALKEQMSEDANKRVKSNLTLEAIAAAENLQVSDEDVEAELAKMAEAYNMPVENIKQAIGSTDAMKEDLKVRKAIDFLVENN